One Owenweeksia hongkongensis DSM 17368 genomic region harbors:
- a CDS encoding zinc metallopeptidase, translating to MIIILLAFMAIGFIVQMRLKSKFKKYSEVGLANGLSGREIAEKMLADNNIHDVRVISTPGQLTDHYNPANKTVNLSEAVYEQRNIAAAAVAAHECGHAVQHATAYSWLQFRSAMVPIVSFSSKAMGIVFLLMILGSAFVHLFPLDTVLWTMIFLQGAITLFTVVTLPVEYDASNRALVWLETTGTATPSEHAQAKDALNAAANTYLVAALASITQLAYYVMLLMGSRD from the coding sequence ATGATAATTATTCTCTTGGCTTTTATGGCGATTGGCTTTATAGTACAAATGCGCCTAAAGAGTAAGTTTAAAAAATATAGCGAAGTTGGCTTGGCCAACGGGCTAAGCGGCCGCGAGATTGCCGAAAAAATGTTGGCTGATAATAATATTCACGATGTACGCGTGATTTCTACTCCCGGCCAGCTTACCGACCATTACAATCCTGCAAACAAAACTGTAAACCTTAGTGAAGCAGTTTACGAACAACGAAACATTGCCGCTGCTGCCGTTGCTGCCCACGAATGTGGACACGCTGTGCAACATGCTACCGCTTATAGCTGGTTGCAATTCCGTTCGGCCATGGTACCTATCGTGAGCTTTAGCTCCAAGGCTATGGGTATTGTTTTCCTATTGATGATTTTAGGTTCTGCCTTTGTGCACCTATTTCCATTGGACACAGTTCTATGGACGATGATTTTCCTACAAGGAGCCATTACATTATTTACTGTAGTTACCCTTCCGGTGGAATATGACGCGAGTAATCGTGCACTGGTTTGGTTAGAAACCACTGGCACCGCCACCCCAAGTGAGCACGCACAAGCAAAAGACGCTCTTAATGCTGCCGCTAATACTTATTT